The Larimichthys crocea isolate SSNF chromosome XII, L_crocea_2.0, whole genome shotgun sequence region ATTTCCCCTGCTAGATAAGCTCTGATTGTTCGTTTTGCCTAAATGAAATCTCACCAGCATGATTACATGTATCCGAAAGAATAACAGTTTTTTATTCTCTCATAAGATACACGCCATATCTCACTGCATACCTAATATCTAAGTGGTGGTATTTGAAATTGAGAGTGCAGTGTGCTTTTGACACAGGACGTGTAATATAGGTGATATTCTGCAAGTTCATAGCTGCATATCACCAAATACAAAGAAGTAGAAACACTTTGATCTAGCAAAAGATCAGTTATCTTCATCAGTGCTTATATTTATATGCTTCGTACACATTAAGATAAGCAAGGCTCACTAATTGAATCAGCTGGTCTTCATTTGAACAGGTGCCATTCCTTCCAGCAAGAGTGACgggtttttaacattttgatttaaaagcGCTGCTGTCAGCGCGATGCCGAATGATTTATTTCTTCGCCAAACAATACAGAGACTCGGAGGCTGAAGTGGCTCATAGCTCATAGATGACAGTGAATCAGTTGCATGCAGCCGCGCTGAAGAGGCATTCAGGACTGAGAGAAGGTCAGCCGCGGAAATGCGAGTGAAGGACTGCATTCAAAGGTCTTCAACTGGAATCAGCCTCCACGGAGATAAATGCTTATGTCTGTAATGATTTGGTATAAATCCAACGCATCAGGGTTTCCTTATTACATCACATTAGCAGATGTGTGGATTTCGAGGGGAGGCAAGATCAGTCTGTTGGTCAGTCGATCCACCACTTGCTGACATGACGACTGTTGGATcaattaaaacaacacagagtgtaataccactgtcaaaaatatggacagttgtgcatgtgtatttgttataattACATAACTTAagcaactttgctaacagccaaacatcaacaacacaagacatagcagccagctaatattactaactaatccaacagcaagaaactcagctgtctttatttcaccaagctctcgacaacaactaaaagtcagtctcagATTTATTCATCTGGGGACTTcttgctcttttctcttcttagcttcctctgtcaaagtcattttttagtcttttcacctctgccatcatgtctaTAGTCGCTGTTGAGCCCAAGTATATAgtctgcttgcccagctccacttctggcacgacactggctccactccctgtcagcattcgcCTGTGCCAAAACAcccgtggtacaaacactaactctCTGCCAACGtgagctagcattagctaacagcggctacagttggcagcagtttacttcactgtccatcaggacactctgtaaatcacagagagttgaggtggagcagccggaggacatcagagtgaAAGCGGAAAACATTGTcgctataaaatatgatccagtttcaccaaaatcagtaacCTAGTGGGAATGACGGAGACACATTTCACCTGAATATATGTCAGTTTAATGTTAATTCATTGTATAAAAGTTATAAATGTTGCCTCAAATGACGTGTTTAGCGCAAATTAACAACCGTTAGTGTCCTAACACTCTAAACTAATAATATGGGATGTTATCATGTTGATGTTAGCATCTAGCTGGTACTACTGGCATGGCTGTAGAAAGAAATCACCACTAAGGCACGACAATATAACCCTGATGTAGTTTATTTgtctatgtacagtatgttttgggTTGTAACTAGAAAGtgatgagaaaaacagtttgagtaaatccagatgaaataaaaatgcttcTCGATTGGAACACTAAAAGcagaaaatacagtatattacaaataaaacaaaggcaCTCTACTATCCAAtatcaaaaaatgaaaatacgtGTACAATAGTGACTTTAAGTTTGCTCCTGAAACATGAAAAGGTTCATTTTTTTGATACAATATGACAAGTGCCTCAGTTTCTTTccctgttatttatttttttttattatgcaaCTCCAATCCAATTAGCACCTCCCGTCTGAACATCTCCAATCATAATGTCTAcagttaatttattttcttgtgcTTATTTCACAACAATAGTAAGCAAATCAATCAATATTAGCACATTCAGTAAAGTACAGCTGCCGCATACACATGGAATATAAAATCTAGCGCCGTCTCCTAAACGTACCTACTGTACTTCACCTTACAAAACAGAATATTCAACGTCTGTGACTGATAACAGCAaaaccagtgtgtgtttatctgaatATAAAATGGTTAATTGTATGATTGACGGCAGATTGCATCAAGGCATTATTATTGAGACATTGTTCCGTAAAATAATGCTTTGAATCATCTGTTCATGTCCTTGcacattcagtattttttttttttctgttttgtattttttattgtacttttataTACAATTTTACACCTttacattacaaacacatttgGATATTTTTTAACCCCCAAACTGTAATATAAAAGATTCGGATGGATTATACTGACGGCTTTCTTTTACATGAGCTCAGCCTTGTGGTATCTCTAATGGcatatcaaacacacaaaattacAATCAAATACGACTCTGTGGTTGAGTGAGCTCGCTTGTCAAACCAGAACCAACCAAATAGCCCTAAGACTGAAAAAACCCACCCCAGCTGGTTCTTGGAGCAAGCTCAAGCAAACACTCACAGCATTTACTCAATACAGtaatggcctttttttttgccccttCAAACCTATCAGGTTCATCTTTGTCACTGGTTGCTGTTTCCCAGCACTGCCACAAAATAGAGAGAGGACCTCAAAGTGTTCCCACTGCCATAACTACACAGTATTTCCTGAGAGAACTGAAAGAAAGAGCAGTGATAGACGTGCAAGacgacagcacacacactcattcaaacacacacacacagtctggttAATAGAGCCAAATCCTTCAGGGATGCAGGCACAGACAgctccctctgcctctgtctgggTTCTCTGTTCGCAAAAGGGAACCAGATGGACTCACATggggtgagacagacagacaaacattcGCCTCCTGGCTCTGATATCTTATCTGTTGAGCACTCTGGATGCCAAGGTTTCATTCAGAGGGAAAGGAAGTCCTGACCTGTGCCGTTTTCACAGTTCTGGgcacccccccttttttttttttgtcagctgctgttctCTTGTGACATACACAATGTCACATCCATCGGGGAGGGGGGCTGTGATGGAAGGCTGGGGGACTGATATGGAAGTGAATAAAAAGGGGCCGTTGAACAGAGCTGTTCCACTGACAAATGTCAGAGAAGCAAAGAATTAAAGAAGAGACAGCGAGGGAGAGAAAACCTTTCATGTCGCACGTTCTGCTCAAATACGAAACATTCAGTACATTACAAGTCAGTCATTACTTAAGACACGCACCCTCCACCACACTCTCATGCAGAAAAAGATATGTGAGTTTGTTTAACCCTTTATCGGGTGAGGAATCATATATGGTGCCCCAATGCTTCTAATGGATCTCCACATGCGTGATATTTTGACCTACGTGTCGAGCGTTATTCTAAAGGACAGTGCTGAGAGACAGAGCCCCCTATGATTAGAGCATAAGGCAAGACCAAACTGGTTATGAGGACACAATTCAAACTTTGGACAGAGATTCACACTTTATagcaactgcacacacacaaacgaaaCACTTTCAAGTTGAAgagtacatttcatttttagcaCCTTGTTAAATACTTTACAGGTAGAATACTGCTGATTGGCACATGTCAGctcgtccctctctctctgactctttaTCCACAATGTTTAGTGAtcagaacatgaacatgagctGCTCGTTTAAGCGTTTGGACAGTTGAAAGTTAACACTAATTTCGCATTGGCTACAACACAGACAACTGCTTTGATGATCTCTAAAAGCAGATAAATGACTCTGACAGTTAATTGGCTCATCTTCTGCCCAGCTGACTGTCCTCTCTTCTCATCTGGTCCTTTCAAAAAAGGACAGTCTCAGTTACACCTCTAACATGGCAGGCTATCACAAGCACTCCAACAGATTAGCCCACTTCCAGGCGAACCTCGGCCCTGGAATTGTGCCCCTTATACCGGTGTGGTCCTGCGATTCACCCCGTCCTTTAAATCATTGGGGAAACAGTTATGGACCTGGAGGAACTCAGCACCCGCCTCATGTTCGGGGCTGTACGTGTTCTCCGTCACACTGTCCCTGGCCAGGGCGTACATGGACAGCTCATCCAGGGCCCCACTGGAAGATGTTGCCCCCTTCAGGCCAACCACTGGCGAGTTCTCCCGCGATGCCTCCGTAGAGTGAGAGCTAGCGTGCGATGTCCGTCGGCGATAGCGGAAGCTCGGTATCCTCGAGTacggtgaagaagaagagagcgaTCGGATGAACTCGCGCCGCGCCCTCCACCGAACTTCCTTGTTTTTCTCAATGTAGATGTTAATGGCAAGGACAGCCACAGTTTCGGCCACGATGAAAGAGAGGGCGCCAAAGTAGAACGACCAGCCATAGGAGTAAGTGTATTTCTTGTCATCGTCGCGTTTGTCACTAGGGTCTCCTGCGTTGCTGGAGATGTAGACGATGATGCCAATTATGTTGCTCAGAcctgaaacagaaagacaacagAGTCAAGAAATACTGCAGAAACAGGAAAAGGAGATGGAGGCAACAATGATCAATCATCCATGACTTTCTGAGGCACAATGATGAAACCCATGAACTCCTACTGAGTTAAGTTGTTCATCAGTGAATGATTACAGGACTCGCATCACTACAGAGGCCCTTAATGACATGTGGCTTCATCAGATGTGTGTGAGGCGCACAGTGAATGGAgattctgaccttttttcagTAGGGAATGACGTTCATCTTTATGATTGCACCATTGATGAAGCACAATATGTGACCACAGGTGCCACATCAAGCTGCCTTTCCTCATTATAAAACCCCAGCCCCTTACATGATTGCTCCTCGCTGGGAGCACGGGTGACAGTGTAATCCTCCCGCTCACCTGCAGCTACAAAGAGGATGCCTGCGCTGAGGAGGACGTTGTTTGTCTTGTTGTAGACTCGGCCCACCCCAACGCACAGCCCGCCAAGCATCAACAGGCAGGTGCTGAGGATGGGGAACACACTGGAGGCACGAACTATACCTGCAGAGATGAAGGAGGGCGGGCATGGCAAAGACACCTTTAAATGAGTAAGCAATTAAGTCactgtaaatagtttttaaCCAATTACTAATCCACATGTCtgctaatgtaatgtaaaaagtaGACGTACAGATGTATTGGATTTGTGCCAAATAATACAATCATAAGCATTCATCTCAGCGGagcttaaagtctgtgtaaagtaagaataaatatgtgttattAACCCCCCAGAAAAATTTGAATggttaaaaatatcaacaagtttatgaaattaggtgtcaaaatcaggtaaaaatgagcagtattctcagcttcaggactgtgggggcgtgtccgctgaacaTGCagaagccacgcccactcgtgggagtggtcaagcagcaattttgaagcgactaaaacagatgagttcagaaaatggcatgactaactttgaaacgagagagattaattcatctttatctctctgctagTGGTGCAGGGGTACGCTCAgcgtggcctcagtgtgtcatcgagccactctttaaggaccgcccacaaaatcctggacttaaaactggtgaaaaacagttttaacctctaactccacatttcagtaatatatcattcaaagtcttttcacagcaattattttccaacatattaatctattttgaaagaattgcctttacactgactttaatttCTATTGGAAGGCTTTGATTGCAGTGCTTTATTCAGTAATATTTGATTGTAGCATAAATCAAATTATAAAGCAGTCTATAAATACCAAAATAAGATAGCAGGACGTGTCGAGTTTGTAAATCCATTTAACagcacagtttttaaaaagaaaaatgggctcttttaaataatttgaatttcCATTACCCTGTTGAGCCCTCATCTAtccagtcctcctcctcttctcccatCCATTTTTGAGAACTCCATTATCTTCATACATTGGGGCCTTGTTGTGACAAAGCTTTGCTAATCAGCTGTGGGATGTAACAAGAGCTCTCACTGACTATCACCTCCCCAGAAATGAATCACTGTGCCATTTTACAAGTGTCCAAGGATGGATGAGCTTATTCAACTGTAAAGTTGAATAAGCCCTCCTGGCTAATGGACTGAGTTTGGACTTTGTCCAAAGTCTGACAagtcttctttgtttttctttgcatatTAGGCAGATACTGAATTGGCTGTGCCTTGAATGAAGGTTCTTTGCTAATTGAATATCCTCATTTTATATCAACCTAATCTCAATCTGTGTAAAAGCCTTGTCGTTTTCAGTTTAATCAGTTTTCAGAGAAAAAATAGCCTGTATTTTAAATAGGAGTAGATTGGTTCAAACTCGTTTTAACAAGGATTTTGCCAAAGAGATGCTTGGCCACCATTCAGAGTAAACAATGTTAAAGGTCAGTCGACTTCGTGCGGTGTGCCCTTAAAAAATAAAGGAGCAGTTTAAGAATGGCAGACAAAAGAGGAGGCAGGGAGGACTCACGCAGCAGGTATTCAGAGCTGTCTGTGTCGTAATCGTTGTCGTCAGGAAAATGGTTGATTCTGAAACAGCTGCCTTGATTGATGCCTGCAGGACGAAGAAAAGTTTATATGTTACAAGAGTCTGATATGATGTTTGAGAGATGAGGACTGTTCAACCAACAAACAGGATCAAGAATATAGACATCAAACACGTTTTGAGACTTGTCAACCCTACATGACCTACCATAGAACAAGTCTTTACAAACAAATCTTTACATTTGGGAGCATTTTAATATGCTATACATCAATACAACCCTTACAACCCAAATTTTAataatatgtatgaaataa contains the following coding sequences:
- the LOC104918850 gene encoding voltage-dependent calcium channel gamma-4 subunit: MAWCDRGVQTLLATVGAFAAFSLMTIAIGTDYWLYSRAYICNSTNATTDETQSQPKTKKGDLTHSGLWRICCIEGINQGSCFRINHFPDDNDYDTDSSEYLLRIVRASSVFPILSTCLLMLGGLCVGVGRVYNKTNNVLLSAGILFVAAGLSNIIGIIVYISSNAGDPSDKRDDDKKYTYSYGWSFYFGALSFIVAETVAVLAINIYIEKNKEVRWRARREFIRSLSSSSPYSRIPSFRYRRRTSHASSHSTEASRENSPVVGLKGATSSSGALDELSMYALARDSVTENTYSPEHEAGAEFLQVHNCFPNDLKDGVNRRTTPV